The Caulobacter sp. 73W region CCGCGATCAATCTGGACGACAAGGGCCAGTTCGCCATCGCCTTCGAGAAGGTCGGCTTCTCCTACGGGACCCACGCCAGCGCCCTGGTCGACGTGTCGCTGAAGGCGGCGCGCGGCGAGACGGTCGCCCTGGTCGGCCCGTCGGGCGGCGGCAAGAGCACCCTGCTGAACCTGATCCCGCGCTTCTACGACGTGGGCGCGGGCAAGGTGACCATCGATGGCCGCGACATCCGCGAATTCACCCTCGCCTCCCTGCGCAGCCATATCGGCCTAGTCACCCAGGAGCCGTTCCTGTTCGACGACACCATCCGCGCCAACATCGCCTACGCTCGGCCGGAAGCCACCCAGATCGAGATCGAGGAAGCCGCCAAGCAGGCCGCCGCCCACGAGTTCATCGTCACCCTGCCGGCCGGCTATGACACCAAGGTCGGTGAGGCCGGCGCGCGCCTGTCCGGCGGCCAGCGCCAACGCATCGCCATCGCCCGCGCCTTCCTGAAGGACGCCCCGGTCCTGCTGCTGGACGAAGCCACCAGCGCCCTGGACACCGAGAGCGAGGCCAAGGTGCAGGCGGCGCTGGAACGGCTGATGGCCGGCCGCACCACCCTGATGATCGCGCACCGCCTGTCGACCGTGCGCCATGCCGACCGCATCTATGTGATCGACGCCGGCAAGGTGGTGGAGGAAGGTACGCACGTCTCCCTGGTGCGCCGTGGCGGCCTCTATTCGCGCCTGGCCCTGGCCCAGAACCTGGACGCCGCGCCGGAGCCGCAGGGTTGAGGCCGCTTCGCAATCCGGTGGTGGTGGCCGTCCTGTCCGCCATCTTCGCCGCCTATCTGCGCTTCGTCTTTGCCACCCTGCGCTGGACGCGGGAGGGACAGGAGAACGCCGACGCCGTCGCGGCGGAGCGTGGCGAGAAGGGCGTGATCATCTGCTTCTGGCACGCCCGCATTCCCCTCTCCCCCGCCGCCTGGAAGCAGGGGCCGGATCGCCAGCCGGTGCGGGCGCTGATCTCCCACTCCTCGGACGGCGAGTTCATCGCCCGGGCCGTGGGCCACATCGGCTTCCCCGCCATTCGCGGCTCGTCGAAGAAGAAGACCGACCCGGCCAAGAACAAGGGCGGGGAGCAGGCCTTCCGCGACATGATCAAGTGGGTGCAGGGACGCGGCGGCGTCGCCGTGACCCCCGACGGCCCGCGCGGCCCGGCGGAGGTGATGCAGCTAGGCGTGGTCTCGCTGGCCCGGTTCACCGGCGCGCCGGTGCTGATGCTGGGCCTGGCCTGCCGCCCCTGCCTGCGCCTGGGCACCTGGGACGGGACCGTGCTGCCCCTGCCCTTCGGCCGGGGGGCCATTGTCTGGGAAGGACCGTTCGAAGCGCCGCGCGCCGCGGAGCCGCAAGCCCTGGCCGACGACTGGGGCCGCCGCCTGACCGCCGTGACCGAACGCGCCGAAGCCCTGCTGGCGAAACAGCCCTGAACTCGTGGGATGAAGGACGCCATGGGGCACGATCATCACCATCACCACGGACACGACCATCATCATGACCATGGGCACGGCCATGGACATAGCCATGGTCATGGTCACGGGCACAGCCACGGTCATGGCCACCATCATCACGCCCCCACGGACTTTGGCCGCGCCTTCGCCATCGGCACGGCGCTGAACCTGGGCTTCGTGGTGGTCGAGGCCGCCGCCGGGTTCTGGACCAACTCCCTCGCCCTGCTGGCCGACGCCGGCCACAACCTGTCGGACGTGCTGGGCCTGGTCATGGCCTGGATCGCCGCGGAGCTGGCCAAGCGCGCCCCGACGGCGCGCCGCACCTATGGCCTGCGCAAGGGCACCATCCTGGCCTCGCTGGCCAACGCCGCGACTCTGCTGTTCGCCATCGGCGCCATCGCCTGGGAAGCCGTGCGCCGCTTCCAGGACCCGCACCCCATCGACACCGGCCCGGTCATGGTGGTCGCCGCCATCGGCGTGCTGATCAACACCGGCACCGCCCTGATGTTCATGCGCGGCAGCCAGCACGACCTGAACATTCGCGGGGCCTTCCTGCACATGGTGGCCGACGCCGCCGTGTCGGCTGGCGTGATCGTGGCCGCCTTCGCCATGGGCGCGTCGGGCTGGCTGTGGATCGACCCGATCGTCAGCCTGGTGATCGTGCTGGTCATTCTGCTCGGCACCTGGGGCCTGCTGCGCGACAGCCTGGACCTGGCGCTGGACGCCGCCCCGCGCGACATCGACCCAGGCGCCGTTCGCGCCTGGCTGGAGGCCCTGCCCGGCGTGACCGAGGTCCACGACCTGCACATCTGGGCCATGAGCACCACCGAGACGGCCCTGACCGCCCACTTGATCCGCCCGACCGGCGATGACGGGGACGACTTTCTGCACGCCGCCTGCGCCGGGCTGAACGAGAAGTTCCGCATCGGCCACACCACCTTGCAGGTGGAGCGCGGCGGCGCGGCGGACTGCCGCCTGGCCCCGGCGCACGTGGTTTGAGCACGTCCCGACACCTGCGCCTGTACCGTACGGCGACCGGCCTGTTCGAGCCCGCCGCCCCGCTGGTCCTGCGCGCCCGCGTCCTGCGCGGCAAGGAGGACCCGGCCCGCCTGAAGGAGCGCCTGGGCAAGACCGCCGCCGCCCGTCCCGAGGGCAAGCTGGTCTGGCTGCACGGCGCCAGCGTGGGCGAGGGCCTGTCCCTGCTGCCCCTGATCGAGGTCCTGCGGAAGGCGCGGCCCGACCTGTCGATCCTGGTCACCTCCGGCACCGTCACCTCGGCCGAGATGCTGCGCCGCCGCCTGCCTGAAGGGGTCATCCACCAGTATGTGCCGGTGGACGCGCCCAAGGCCGTGGCCCGCTTCCTGGATCACTGGCGGCCTTCGCTCGGCGTCTTCGTCGAGAGCGAGCTGTGGCCCAACCTGATCACCCAGGCCGACGCCCGGAAGATCCGCCTCGCCCTGGTCTCCGCCCGGGTGACCGAGAAAAGCGCCGCCGGCTGGCGCAAGGCGCCCGAGATGGCCCGCGAGCTGATCGGCGCCTTCAGCCTGATCCTGTCGCAGGACGACCTGACCGCCGGCCGCCTGGGCGAGTTCGGCGCCAATGACGACGGCCGCCTGAACCTGAAGCTGGTCGGCGCGCCGCTGCCAGCGGACGAGACGGAGCTGAAGGCGCTGAAGAAGGCCGTCGGCAAGCGCCCCGTCCTGCTTGCCGCCTCCACCCATCCTGGCGAGGACGAGATCATCCTGACCGCCTTCAAGTCGGTCGGCGGCGACGCCCTGCTGATTCTGGTTCCCCGCCATGTGGAGCGGGCCAATGGCATCATCGACCTGGCCCGCGAGCGAGGCCTGTCGGCGGGCAAGCGCAGCGCGGGCGACCCGCTGGGCGCCGACGCGGTCTATGTGGCCGACACCCTGGGGGAGCTGGGCCTGTGGTTCCGCCTCGCCCGCGGCGCCTTCATCGGCGGCAGCCTGGTGGAGGGGCCGGGGGGCCATAATCCGGTGGAGCCGGCCCAGCTGGGCTGCCCCGTCATCACCGGCGCCTTCGTCGACAACTGGCGGTCGGTCTATTCGCCCCTGGTCAAGAACGGCGTCGCCACGGTCGTGCGCACGGCCAACGACCTGACCGCCGCCTTCTACGCCCTGCTCAAGGAGCCGAAGATGGCCAAGGCCCGCGCGGAGCGGGCCCTGGGCATGATCGGCGACGAGCGCGAGGTGCTGGACGCCGCCGTCCGCCGCCTGGCCATGCAGGTCCCATGAAGCTGAGCACGCCGCGCTGGTGGTACGTCCGCGACGGCGCGCCCGCGCCCGTCACCCGCGCCCTGCTGACGCCCCTGTCGTGGATCTGGGCCGCCGTCACGGCGAACAAGATCGCCAAGGCCACGCCCGCCGATCCAGGCGTCCCCGTCGTCTGCATCGGCAACCTGACCGTCGGCGGGGTCGGCAAGACACCCATCGTGCGCGAGGTGGTCCGCCTGCTGCGCGCCGCCGGGGTCGAGGCGCACGGCCTGTCGCGCGGCTATGGCGGCAAGCTGGCCGGGCCCGTCCGGGTCGATCCGGCGCGCCACACCGCCGCCGAGGTGGGCGACGAGCCGCTGATGCTGGCCGGCGACATGCCGTTCTGGGTCGCCCGCGACCGCCCCGCCGGCGCGCAGGCCGCGTCAGCCGCAGGCGCCCAGGCCGTGGTCATGGACGACGGCCACCAGAACCCTTCGCTGAAGAAGACCCTGTCCCTGGTCGTCGTGGACGGGGAGACGCGCCACAACGAGTGGCCCTTCGGCGACGGCGCGGTGTTCCCCGCCGGGCCGATGCGCGAGCCGCTGAAGGCGGGCCTCGCCCGCGCCGACGCGGTGATCGTCCTGCTGCCCGCCGACCTGCCGTCGGCCGATCCGGAGCTTCTGGCGCTGTTCTCGGGAAAGCTGGTGTTCATTGCCCGGCTGGAGCCCGCCGCCCCGCCGCCCGCGGGGCCGCAGGTCGGCTTCGCCGGCATCGGCAAGCCCTGGAAGGTGGAGCGGTCCCTGGTCGCCGCCGGCTGCGACCTGAAGGACTTCGCGCCGTTCCCCGACCACGGGGCCTATGACGAGACGACGCTGAAGGCCCTGGCCCGCCGGGCCGAGGACTTCGACGCGGGCCTGGTGACCACCGAAAAGGACTGGGTGCGCCTGCCCCCGTCGTGGCGGGAGCGGATCAAGGCCTGGTCCGTGCGGGCGAGGTTCGAGGACGAGGCGGCGGTCGAGGCGTTGCTGTTGAAGGCCCTGCGTCCTTCAACTCGCGCCTGACGGCGCGGCTCAGGATGACGTCTCATTGCTGAATTCGTCATCCTGAGCGGGCGCGCAGCGCCCTGTCGAAAGACGCACCGTGGCTCAGTAAGCCACGCCCGACTTCATGACGAAGGATACGTGCTGCAGCACGGTCACATCCTTCAGCGGATCGCCCTTCACCGCGATCAGGTCGCCGGCCTTGCCGGGGGCGAGCGAACCGATCTCGTTGTTCAGGCTGAAGTGGGCGGCGGCGTTGACCGTGGCCGTCTGGATCGCCTCCAGCGGGGTCAGGCCCGCCTTCACCAGCAGAGCGAACTCGCCGGCGTTGTCGCCGTGGGCGGAGACGCCGCTGTCGGTGCCGAAGGCGATCTTCACGCCGCCGTTGTGGGCCTTGCGGGCCATGTCCAGCATCTTCGGGCCGGCTTCCAGGGCCTTGGCCGTCTGGGCCGGGGTGAAGAAGTTGTTCGGGCCCGAGGCGATGCGGGCCACGAAGTCGCCGGCCATCAGGGTCGGGACCAGATAGGCGCCGTTCTTCTTGAACAGGGCGATGGAGGCGTCGTCCAGATAGGTGCCGTGCTCGATCGAATCGCCGCCGGCCTTGAGGAAGGCGTTGATGCCGTCGACCCCGTGGGCGTGGGCGGTGACCTTGCGCCCCATGCGGTGGGCGCTCTCGACGATCGAGGCGAGCTCGTCTTCCTGGAACTGCTGGGCCAGACCGGCGGCGGTGTTGGACAGCACGCCGCCGGTGGCGGTGATCTTGATGATGTCCGCGCCCTTCCACACCTGCTCGCGCACGGCGCGGCGGCAGTCCTCGGCGCCGGAGCAGACCGATTCGGGACGCAGGACGTGCATGACGTCCTCGCGGAAGCCGTTGGTGTCGCCGTGGCCGCCATGGACCGACACGGCCGAACCGGCGGCGATGATGCGCGGACCGGCCACGTCGCCGTTCGCGGTCGCCTTGCGCAGGGCGAAGATCGCTTCGTTGTCGCCGCCCAGATCGGCGACGGTGGTGAAGCCGGCCTTCAGGGTCCGCTTGGCGTAGCGGGCGCCGACCATGGCCTGCTCGGCCGAGGACTGGGTCACCTCGTCCATGCGGCTGGAGGGGCCCTGCTCGCTGGTCAGGTGGACGTGGCTGTCGATCAGGCCCGGCAGGACGAAGCTGTCCTTCAGGTCGACGACGTTCCCCTGGCCGGTGAAGCCGTCCTCGATACGGACCACGCGGCCGTTGTCGATGACGACGGTCTTGTTGGTCTCGACCTTGCCCGTCGCGGGATCGGCCAGCAGGCGACCGGCCTGGACATAGACGGGCGCGGCGTGCGCGGCGGCAGCGGCGAATGCCGCGAGAGCGGCGCCGGCGGCGAGGATGCGTTTCATGGGTGGTTCAGGCTCCGGCCTTCTGTGCGAAACCCCAGGCGCCGGCGGCGAGCAGGGGGACGCGGGCTTCCATCAGTTGGGCATGGGCGCTGGCGGCGGTGCCGTCGCGAACCCGGCCGACAATTCCCTGACAGATTCCGGCGAGACGGAACAGATTGTAGGCGAAATACCAGTCAAGCTCCGGCAGGCCGTCCCGGCCGGTCAGCTTGCAGTACTTGTCCACGGCCTCCTGCACGGTGGGAATGCCGTAGGCCGGCAGGTCGGCGATCTCGGCCAGGCCGCCGCGCTGCTCGCCGGGCATGACCCAGCTCATCAGGAAGTAGCTGAAATCGGCCAGGGGATTGCCCAGGGTCGACAGCTCCCAGTCCAGCACCGCGATCACCTTGGGTTCGGCAGGGTGCAGGATCATGTTGTCGATGCGGTAGTCGCCGTGGACGATCGAGGTTGCGTCGTCCGACGGTGCGGTGGCCGGCAGCCACTCCATCAGCTGGTCCATGGCCTTGATCGAGGTGGTCTCGGAGGCCTTGTACTGCTTGGTCCAGCGGTCGATCTGGCGCGTGAAGTAGTTGCCCGGCTTGCCGTAGTCGCCCAGGCCGATGGCGGCGTAGTCGGTGTTGTGCAGGCGGGCCAGGGTCTCGATCTCGGCGTCGTAGATCGCCCGGCGCTGCGGCGGCGAATATTCCGGCAGGGTCCCGTCCCACAGGATTCGGCCCTCCACCATGTCCATGACGTAGAACATGGTGCCGATGACGCTCTCGTCCTCGCACAGGGCGTAGGCCTTGGCGACCGGGAAGCCGGTCTTGCCCAGGGCCGAGATCACCTTGAACTCGCGGTCCACGGCGTGGGCGCTGGGCAGCAACTTGCCCGGCGGCTTGCGGCGCAGGACGTACTTCCGGCCCGGCGTGACCAGCTGATAGGTCGGGTTGGACTGGCCGCCCTTGAACTGGCGGACCTCCAGCGGCCCGGCATAGCCCTCGACATTGGCCTTCAGCCAGCGTTCGAGCGCCGCCTCGTCGATGCTGTGACGCTCATCCACCGGCTTTGTGCCGGAGTTGAGTTCCTGTGCCGACGCCTCGACCATCTTACGCTCCCTGACCGCGTTCTTACGCTTGTTTGAAAGCGAGTTTAGCGGCGAGCGCGAAGAGCGCCAGTCCCGAAGGCGTCAGGAACCGTTGGGAAGCGCCCGCCAGCCGATGTCGGAGCGGTTGAAGCCGCCCGGAATCTTGATCGCCCCGACCGCCGCATAGGCCAGATCGCGGGCCTCGCTGAGGTCGACGCCCAGGGCGCAGACGTTCAGAACCCGCCCGCCGGAGGTGACCAGGCGGCCTTCGGCGTCACGGCTGGTGCCGGCGTGGAAGACGAAAGCCTCGCCTCCGAAGTCGGCTTCCGCCCCTTCGATCACCGCACCGGTCTTGGGGGCGTCAGGATAGCCCTCGGCGGCCATGACCACGCAGATGGCGGCCTCTTCCTTCCACTTGGGCTCCGGCTGCTGGGCCAGGGTCCCGGTGGCGGCGGCCAGCAGGAAGGGCACGATGTCCCCGTCCAGGCGCAGCATCAGGGTCTGGCACTCCGGATCGCCGAAGCGGGCGTTGTATTCCACCAGCTTGGGGCCATCCTTGGTCAGCATCAGGCCGGCATAGAGCACGCCGCGATAGGGATGCCCCTCCGCCGCCATGCCCCTGACCGTCGGATCGATCAGCTCACGCTTGGCCTGGCCGATCAGGGCCTCGGTCAGGACGGGCGGGGGCGAATAGGTGCCCATGCCGCCGGTGTTGGGGCCCTTGTCGCCGTCATAGGCGCGCTTGTGGTCCTGGGCTGCGCCGAACAGCACGGCGGTCTCGCCGTCGCACAGGGCGAATAGCGAAGCTTCCTCCCCGTCCATGAACTCCTCGATCACCACCCGCGCGCCGGCCGTGCCGAAGCGACCGCCCAGCATGTCGAGGACGGCGGCGTCGGCCTCGGCCCGGTCAGCGGCGATGACCACGCCCTTGCCCGCGGCCAGGCCGTCGGCCTTGATCACGAAGGGCGCGGAGAGCTTGTCCAGAAAGCCGCCGGCCTCCTCCGCCGTCTCGAACACGCCATAGGCGGCGGTCGGCAGGTCGTGGCGGGCGCAGAAATCCTTGGTGAAGGCCTTGGAGGTCTCCAGCCGCGCCGCCGCGGCGGTGGCGCCGAAGCAGGGAATCGACAGTTCGGCCAGCCGGTCGGCGATTCCCGCCTCCAGCGCGACCTCGGGACCGACCACCACCAGGTCCGCCTCGATGGAACGGGCCAGGGCGATCAGGCCCTCGACGTCGGTCGCCTTGACCGGACGCGTCTCGCAGACGGCGGCGATGCCCGGATTGCCCGAGGCGGCGACAAGGCGCTTCACCAGCGGCGAGGCGGCGATTTTCCAGGCCAGGGCGTGCTCACGCCCCCCCGAACCGACGAGGAGAATGTTCATGTCCGGGCCTTTCACCCCTGCTGCGGCCCACGGTCAAGCGCCCAGCCCGCGAATAAGGCGCATCGAACATATGGCGCGCTTCAAAGCCATGGGTTAGACCGTCGATCAGGCGGGGGCCCAATTTCCGTCAGCGGTGCGAAAAGACCGCATTTTCGCCGCAACGGCGCCGGACGTAGTTTCCGGCAATCTGAGGTGTAGTTAGGTCCATGCAGCGCAAGGTTCTGGTAGCGACAGTCGCCGCCGCTCCCCTTCTGGCTCTGTTCAGCGCCGCACAGGCCGAAACCCAGATCACGACAGAGCGCACGACGCCGATCGCCACGGCGACCGCGGCCAGCGGCGCGCCGGATTCGGTGAACGTCACGAGCACGGGCTCGATCAAGCTGACGGCCGCCGGCGCGGCCATCACCCAGAACAGCAGCCATTCGGTCGTCAACGCCGGCACGCTGAGCTTCGAGAACGTCAACGACGCCACCGGCATCCTGGTGATCGGCGGCCAGACGGCCAACGTGACCCACAGCGGCGCGATCAACGTGCTCGAAACCTACGAAGCCAAGGACCTGGACGGCGACGGCGAGACCGACGGCCCGTTTGCTGAAGGCGTTCGCCGCTTCGGCATCCGCGTCACCGGCCCCGGCGTCATGAACGGCTTCGTGGCCAGCAGCGGCACCATCGCCATCGAAGGCAATGATTCGGCCGGCATCAGCCTGGAGACGGCGATCGCCGGCTCGCTGAACAGCTCGGGCGCCATTTCGGTCACCGGTTCGCGCAACTACGGCATCCGCGCCGGCGACATTCTCGGCTCGGTCTATGTGGCCGGCAACGTCGCCGCGATCGGCGAAGGCTCCGTGGGCGTGGCCCTGGACGGCGACGTCAGCGGCGCGGTCAAGATGCAGGGCAGCGTCAGCAGCCGCGGCTATCGCTACACCGTTCGCCCGACCTTCGCCGAAGACCGGGCCCTGATCGACGCCGACGACATGCTGCAGGGCGGCCCCGCAGTTCGCATTTCCGGCAATGTCGCGGGTGGCGTTCTGTTCGACATGGCGCCAAACGTCGTCTCCGGCGTCACCGACGGCGACGGCGACGGCATCCCGGACGCCAGCGAAACCACCTCGACCATCAGCATCCTGGGCTCGGCCCCGGCCCTGGTGATCGGTTCGGACACCCGCGCCACCAATATCGGCGTGGTCGGGACTGGGGTTTCCGAATTCGGCGTCATCAACCGCGGCATCGTCACCGCGACCGGCCTGTACGACGGCGTCTCGTCGACGGCGGTCCAGCTCGGCGGCGTCAACGGCTTCGCCACCAACATCGCCGGCGGCGTGGTCAACAGCGGCACCATCGCGTCGGGCGTCGGCGAAACGCCGCAGACCCGCGAGGCCGTCGCCACCGGCATGCTGTTCAAGTCCGGGGTCACCACCCCGAAGTTCATCAACAGCGGCTCGGTCCTGGCGGCCAACATCACCGAAGGCGCGCACGAAGCCCGCGCCATCGACATCGAGGCCGGCGCGCGCCTCAACGAGCTCTACAACTCGGGCCTGATCACCGCGACCGTGAACGGCGAAAAGGCCAACGCCGTCGCCATCCGCGACCAGTCCGGCACGCTGGGTACGATCCACAACACCGGCCGCATCAGCGCGATCATCGTTCCGACCGACGACGCGGACGACAAGGATGACGCCGACACCGACGCCGGCAATGAAGCCGTCACTGGCCGCGGCATCGCCATCGACGCCCGCGCCAACACCACGGGCGTCTGGGTAAGCCAGCAAGGCGTGGTCACCACGCCGACCGACACGGACGGCGACGGCGTGGTCAATCCGATCGCCGACGCCGACGGCGACGGCGTGGCGGACGGGGCCGAGCCCTGGATCCTGGGCGACGTGCTGTTCGGCTCGGGCAACGATCGCCTGGAGCTCTACAACGGCTCCCTGCAGGGCAACATGTCGTTCGGCGCCGGCGATGACGGCCTCTATCTGGGCGGCGGCGCGACCGCCGTGGGCGAACTGCGCGACAGCGACGGCCGCCTGACGGTCAACATCGCCAAGGGCGCCCTGTTCGTCACCAACGCCGAGACCATCAACGCCACCAGCCTGAACATCGGCTCGGGCAGCACGCTGATCGTCACGGCCGATCCGGCCAAGAACGGCGTCACCCAGTTCGTGGTCGGCCAGGCCACCATCGGCGACGGCGCCAAGATCGGTCTGTCGCTGAAGAGCTTCCTGCAGGAGCCGGAACGCTACACCGTGATCAAGGCGGGCAGCCTGACGGTGGGCAATCTGGACCAGTCCCTGCTGGCCGAAACGCCTTATCTGTACGTCACGTCCGCTTCGGCCAATCAGGCCGCCGGCGAGGTCTATGTGGACATCCGCCGCCGCACCGCGGCCGAGGCCCAGCTGAGCGGCTCGCGCGCGGCGGCCTATGACGCGGTCTACAACGCCGTCGGCCAGGACAGCGCGCTGTCCAGCGCCTTCCTGGGCAAGAACGACCGCGCTGAGTTCCTGGCCATCTACGACCAGATGCTGCCCGACCAGGGCGAGGCGATGTTCGAAGCGCTGGAGTACGCCAACCAGGCCATCTCCTCCGCCATCGCCATTCGCCCCGACCGCGCGGCGGAACGCTATGGCCCTGACAGCTTCTGGATCCAGGAGATCAGCAGCTTGGTGCGCCACGAGGGCCAAGGCGGCAGCCTGGGCGCCGACGCCCAGACCTTCGGCTTTGTCGGCGGCTACGAGAGCATGGGCGAAAAGGGCGGGGCCCTGGGCCTGACCCTGGCCTACATGAACATCGAGGAGCACGACCAGGCGGCCCGCGTCGGCGAGAACACGACCGCCTCGTTCGTCCAGGGCGGCCTCTACGGCCGCAAGGCCATGGGCGGCCTGCTGGTCAGCGCCCGCGGCGGCGTGGGCTATGCGTGGTTCGACGGCGATCGGCGCCTGATCTCGCCGGAAGACGAACTGGATATCTCCAACAGCGCCAAGTGGAACGGCCTGACGGCGTCGGCCAACATCAGCGCCTCCTACGAGGTCAGCGTCGGCCGCTACTTCATCCGTCCCGAGACCAGCCTGGACTACATCTACCTCAACGAGGATGAGCGTCAGGAGAAGGGCGGCGGCGCGGGCTTCGACCTGATCGTCGAAGAGCGCAAGTCCAACCGCCTGAGCGGTGAAGCCGCGCTGGCCATGGGCGCTCAGTTCGGCCGCGACATCTGGTGGCGTCCGGAAGTCCGCGTCGGTTACCGCCAGACCCTGTCGGGCACCGTCGGCGACACCGTGGCGCGCTTCGGCGCCAACGGCACGCCCTTCACCCTGGTGGCCGCCGATGACAAGGACGGTGCCCTGACCCTGAACCTCGCCCTGCGCGCCGGCACTTCGATGTCCTACCTGGCCATCGAAGGCGGCGCCGAGAAGCGCAAGCGCTCACAGCGCTACAACGTCCGCCTGTCCGGCCGGATGATGTTCTAGCGGCGGTCACGCCGCGATCACCGCTTTGGGGCCGCGTTTCTTCGGAGACGCGGCCCTTTTGCTGCGAGCTTTTCTAAAGCCCGCAGCAGATGTCATTCCTAGCGTCACAGTCGAATTTGAACTTCCTTGCGCGAGGGAGCCCTGGCGCCT contains the following coding sequences:
- a CDS encoding autotransporter domain-containing protein; translated protein: MQRKVLVATVAAAPLLALFSAAQAETQITTERTTPIATATAASGAPDSVNVTSTGSIKLTAAGAAITQNSSHSVVNAGTLSFENVNDATGILVIGGQTANVTHSGAINVLETYEAKDLDGDGETDGPFAEGVRRFGIRVTGPGVMNGFVASSGTIAIEGNDSAGISLETAIAGSLNSSGAISVTGSRNYGIRAGDILGSVYVAGNVAAIGEGSVGVALDGDVSGAVKMQGSVSSRGYRYTVRPTFAEDRALIDADDMLQGGPAVRISGNVAGGVLFDMAPNVVSGVTDGDGDGIPDASETTSTISILGSAPALVIGSDTRATNIGVVGTGVSEFGVINRGIVTATGLYDGVSSTAVQLGGVNGFATNIAGGVVNSGTIASGVGETPQTREAVATGMLFKSGVTTPKFINSGSVLAANITEGAHEARAIDIEAGARLNELYNSGLITATVNGEKANAVAIRDQSGTLGTIHNTGRISAIIVPTDDADDKDDADTDAGNEAVTGRGIAIDARANTTGVWVSQQGVVTTPTDTDGDGVVNPIADADGDGVADGAEPWILGDVLFGSGNDRLELYNGSLQGNMSFGAGDDGLYLGGGATAVGELRDSDGRLTVNIAKGALFVTNAETINATSLNIGSGSTLIVTADPAKNGVTQFVVGQATIGDGAKIGLSLKSFLQEPERYTVIKAGSLTVGNLDQSLLAETPYLYVTSASANQAAGEVYVDIRRRTAAEAQLSGSRAAAYDAVYNAVGQDSALSSAFLGKNDRAEFLAIYDQMLPDQGEAMFEALEYANQAISSAIAIRPDRAAERYGPDSFWIQEISSLVRHEGQGGSLGADAQTFGFVGGYESMGEKGGALGLTLAYMNIEEHDQAARVGENTTASFVQGGLYGRKAMGGLLVSARGGVGYAWFDGDRRLISPEDELDISNSAKWNGLTASANISASYEVSVGRYFIRPETSLDYIYLNEDERQEKGGGAGFDLIVEERKSNRLSGEAALAMGAQFGRDIWWRPEVRVGYRQTLSGTVGDTVARFGANGTPFTLVAADDKDGALTLNLALRAGTSMSYLAIEGGAEKRKRSQRYNVRLSGRMMF